A window of the Fusarium poae strain DAOMC 252244 chromosome 3, whole genome shotgun sequence genome harbors these coding sequences:
- a CDS encoding hypothetical protein (TransMembrane:1 (i12-30o)) produces the protein MLKAYKNLSSKTRLGVGVAVIAWGAAGLMLTDPLEKSLGLTPTEEDKAELEKYTPKIVTVVKDEKDAK, from the exons ATGCTCAA GGCTTACAAGAATCTCTCGTCCAAAACCCGGCTCGGCGTCGGTGTTGCAGTCATTGCATGGGGAGCTGCAGGACTCATGTTGACTGATCCACTGGAGAAGTCGCTCGGCTTAACACCAACAGAGGAGGACAAGGCTGAACTGGAAAAGTACACGCCCAAGATTGTCACCGTTGTGAAGGATGAGAAAGACGCCAAATGA